The following proteins are co-located in the Apium graveolens cultivar Ventura chromosome 5, ASM990537v1, whole genome shotgun sequence genome:
- the LOC141661266 gene encoding AP2/ERF and B3 domain-containing transcription factor At1g51120-like gives MSAHVFGKASGSNSLSHNQSCTKRARHDKTIRSSSSKGVVALMNENWAAHVYVNHNWTCIGIFKTEEEAEMAYDSVDESLRKTDNIAQEPNIQKQVCIAGSLSCRSVNIFQAQRQQDCTRTCLFEKVLTASDVGHKLAFYDQSMTLWNFRYGVCKGSNSYVLSSGWKDFVRAKDLRSADKVIFFNCELFETGSAVHTYFAIDVEYNANRVQVEEANRGKYVIADGEKLHSKEGVQNFGLEQNHSGNGDTRLEMDIKGDSDLNIIDSRKAPETSVMLFGVKIA, from the coding sequence ATGTCAGCACATGTGTTCGGCAAAGCTTCAGGTTCGAACAGTTTGAGTCATAATCAATCATGTACCAAGCGTGCAAGGCATGATAAAACTATTCGTAGTTCGAGTTCTAAGGGAGTCGTTGCTCTAATGAATGAGAACTGGGCAGCACATGTTTATGTAAATCATAACTGGACCTGCATAGGGATTTTTAAGACAGAGGAGGAAGCAGAGATGGCATATGATAGTGTCGATGAAAGCTTGCGAAAGACAGACAACATTgcacaagaaccaaatattcagAAACAAGTCTGCATTGCTGGTAGCCTTTCTTGCAGGTCTGTCAATATTTTCCAGGCACAGAGGCAACAAGATTGTACACGTACCTGTCTATTTGAAAAGGTACTTACTGCTAGCGACGTAGGTCATAAGCTAGCTTTCTATGACCAGTCGATGACACTCTGGAATTTTCGCTATGGTGTCTGTAAGGGAAGTAACAGTTATGTCTTATCTAGTGGCTGGAAAGATTTTGTGCGAGCAAAGGATCTGAGATCAGCGGACAAAGTTATTTTCTTCAATTGTGAGCTTTTTGAGACGGGGTCAGCTGTTCACACTTATTTTGCAATTGATGTGGAATATAATGCTAATAGAGTACAAGTTGAGGAAGCTAACAGGGGAAAATATGTCATTGCTGATGGCGAAAAATTGCATTCCAAGGAAGGGGTGCAGAACTTTGGCCTTGAACAGAATCACAGTGGAAATGGAGATACCAGGCTCGAGATGGATATCAAGGGTGACAGTGACTTGAACATAATTGATTCCAGGAAAGCACCGGAGACTAGTGTCATGCTCTTCGGGGTGAAAATTGCTTAA